Proteins from a genomic interval of Acetobacterium woodii DSM 1030:
- a CDS encoding DUF2284 domain-containing protein — MNKDEIENIFLDKQFTDFKWIAGNQIKVAQWVRIKCMYGCVSYGKKSACPPNTPSVPDCREFISEYKAVVIFHFQEKIDNDEMLLQWCKATNKELLRIEKELFLLGYHKAFALLVDECNFCSDCVSERTECKNKKMARPCTEAMAIDVYGTVRELDYPIAVLADKNETMNRYGILLID, encoded by the coding sequence ATGAATAAAGATGAAATAGAAAACATATTTTTAGATAAACAATTTACTGATTTTAAATGGATCGCAGGTAACCAAATAAAAGTTGCTCAATGGGTTCGGATAAAATGTATGTATGGTTGTGTCAGTTACGGGAAGAAAAGTGCCTGTCCACCAAATACACCATCGGTACCAGACTGTCGGGAGTTTATTTCCGAATATAAAGCAGTTGTTATTTTTCATTTTCAGGAAAAGATAGATAACGATGAGATGCTACTTCAATGGTGCAAAGCTACCAATAAAGAATTGCTGAGAATTGAAAAGGAATTATTTCTGCTTGGATATCATAAAGCATTTGCGCTGTTGGTAGATGAATGTAATTTTTGTTCAGACTGTGTCTCGGAACGAACTGAGTGTAAAAACAAAAAAATGGCAAGGCCCTGTACTGAAGCAATGGCCATTGACGTCTATGGAACAGTTCGAGAACTTGATTATCCCATTGCGGTGTTAGCTGATAAAAATGAAACCATGAATCGATATGGAATTTTGCTTATTGATTAA
- a CDS encoding type II toxin-antitoxin system RelB/DinJ family antitoxin has product MAQTNINIRMDEELKKNFDMICTELGLNMTAAINVFARAVVRKHGIPFDLTINDDFFYSEANQERLRKSIASLEAGKGIVHELIEADDE; this is encoded by the coding sequence ATGGCACAAACAAATATCAACATTCGGATGGATGAAGAATTGAAAAAAAACTTTGATATGATTTGTACGGAATTGGGTTTAAATATGACAGCAGCGATCAATGTATTTGCAAGAGCGGTGGTTCGTAAGCATGGGATTCCCTTTGATTTGACAATTAATGATGATTTTTTCTATAGTGAAGCAAACCAGGAAAGATTAAGAAAATCCATCGCAAGTCTTGAGGCTGGCAAGGGAATCGTTCATGAGCTAATTGAGGCTGACGATGAATAA
- a CDS encoding nucleotidyltransferase family protein, with the protein MRERLQNYKHKCNVLKQIQSNKALFNRRLNNIQNFITVFVSAFITFIGFSGVDKIKEYIELVFVDRLVDINNIQMIYNILVFVLFLVVIFHLVFQFNSKQTDAEKAVSLLSSLINEIDDLLGNTRIQSNNNLVETIRYKYVTITQIIPSNTDREFLKAKKSLDRKVKDVKIIERQNLINLTNKEQEEYILKLIENNSVVNKILDVLKEQNEDLYLGGGVIRNIVWDELHNYTEMTPIEDVDVIYFDKLSCTKERDIAIENSLRSIIPNLKWSVKNQARMHTINNDEPYNSLQDAVLKWPETVSAILLRKGKDERYKFIAPFNFDDLFRLIVQPTPHFINKLG; encoded by the coding sequence ATGAGAGAGAGATTGCAAAATTATAAGCATAAGTGCAACGTTCTAAAACAGATACAATCCAACAAGGCTCTGTTCAATAGAAGGTTGAATAATATTCAAAACTTCATAACAGTATTTGTTTCAGCATTTATAACTTTTATTGGTTTTTCAGGGGTTGACAAAATTAAGGAATATATCGAACTGGTATTTGTTGATAGATTGGTAGATATAAATAACATTCAAATGATTTATAATATACTAGTATTTGTACTGTTTCTCGTAGTTATTTTCCATTTAGTATTTCAATTCAATTCTAAACAAACTGATGCCGAAAAGGCAGTGTCATTACTTTCGAGCTTGATTAATGAGATTGATGATTTGTTGGGGAACACACGAATTCAATCAAATAATAATTTGGTTGAAACAATACGTTATAAGTATGTGACCATTACACAAATAATACCATCTAATACAGATAGAGAATTTCTAAAAGCAAAGAAAAGCCTCGATCGCAAAGTAAAAGATGTAAAAATTATTGAACGTCAAAATCTTATTAACTTAACAAATAAAGAGCAAGAAGAATACATATTAAAATTGATTGAGAACAACAGTGTAGTCAATAAGATACTGGATGTTTTGAAAGAACAAAATGAAGATTTGTATTTAGGGGGTGGTGTTATTAGAAACATCGTCTGGGATGAGTTACATAATTATACCGAGATGACACCTATAGAAGATGTAGACGTAATTTATTTTGATAAATTATCGTGTACTAAGGAACGTGACATAGCAATAGAAAATAGTTTAAGATCAATTATACCAAATTTGAAGTGGTCAGTTAAGAATCAAGCAAGAATGCATACTATCAATAATGATGAACCCTATAATTCTTTACAAGATGCTGTTTTAAAATGGCCAGAGACGGTTTCAGCAATACTTTTAAGAAAAGGAAAAGACGAAAGATATAAATTTATTGCACCTTTTAATTTTGATGATCTATTCAGATTGATAGTACAACCTACGCCCCACTTTATTAATAAACTTGGATAG
- a CDS encoding Txe/YoeB family addiction module toxin has translation MNKVWTDEAWEDYLYWQRQDKKTLKRINVLLQDIDRNGYEGIGKPEPLRYEFQGFWSRRIDDTNRIVYRIKDGQIEIVQCRFHYK, from the coding sequence ATGAATAAGGTCTGGACGGACGAGGCCTGGGAAGATTACTTGTATTGGCAAAGACAGGATAAAAAGACATTAAAACGAATCAATGTACTGTTGCAGGATATTGATCGGAATGGTTATGAAGGAATTGGAAAACCAGAACCATTAAGGTATGAATTTCAAGGTTTTTGGAGTCGTCGAATTGATGACACAAACCGTATTGTATACCGAATAAAAGACGGTCAAATTGAAATTGTGCAATGTCGTTTTCATTATAAATAA